One Hallerella porci DNA window includes the following coding sequences:
- a CDS encoding RsmE family RNA methyltransferase, whose protein sequence is MKSPDTRFYVPNLVIGSQELSPDESSHAIRVCRAREGDGLNLTDGKGHFALGIVEKADAKCTQIRVEKIEDSPRPKPLLHLGIACLKDDANEEVALHVSEMEVGSITLFRTDHSEEPKDSNLQKVVRRSELKALVSLKQSMKAWLTEIRGPIPFDEWLKNYTGDIILCDLGGEKNLPPIKKETTLLVGPEGGFSPREINLVKNYQNGEMKILGLGETRLRARTAAIVGIGKLV, encoded by the coding sequence ATGAAATCTCCCGACACTCGATTTTATGTTCCAAACTTGGTCATCGGTTCTCAAGAACTTTCGCCCGATGAAAGTTCGCACGCTATCCGCGTTTGCCGCGCCCGCGAAGGCGACGGCTTAAATTTAACCGATGGCAAAGGCCATTTTGCATTGGGCATTGTCGAAAAAGCCGATGCGAAATGCACGCAAATTCGCGTGGAAAAAATCGAAGATTCGCCTCGCCCGAAACCGCTTTTGCATTTGGGAATCGCTTGCCTTAAAGATGACGCAAACGAAGAAGTCGCTTTGCACGTGAGCGAAATGGAAGTCGGAAGCATTACATTATTTCGCACGGATCATTCCGAAGAACCGAAAGATTCGAATTTGCAAAAAGTCGTGCGCCGCTCCGAATTAAAAGCGCTCGTGAGTTTAAAACAATCGATGAAAGCGTGGCTTACCGAAATCCGCGGGCCGATTCCTTTTGACGAATGGCTGAAAAATTATACGGGTGATATTATCCTATGCGATTTAGGTGGCGAAAAAAATTTGCCCCCGATAAAAAAAGAAACCACCCTTCTTGTCGGTCCTGAGGGTGGATTTTCTCCGCGTGAAATTAACTTGGTAAAGAATTATCAAAATGGCGAAATGAAAATTTTAGGCTTAGGTGAAACGCGTCTCCGCGCAAGAACCGCAGCCATTGTCGGCATTGGAAAACTCGTCTAA
- a CDS encoding S41 family peptidase → MKLLTKTACALAFAATAAMAGESFGGIGVTIYATDDGVRVVEVIPGSPAFEAGLEKDDRIIAVDGNSLAGNDLEESKDILRGTVGKPVELSIVREKEKMSVTLRRAQIAVNEIDAASVQEWYDGSSSKAYSAAEIAEVARKNLGENYELLSVMKEGRVIPEDMTVGASELSAVAIEKADASFEMPQTKSQVRSAGSLKGFNRNQVSFDLKREGSAIIRIVSANGEELARLTADHAKAGFQTLTWNGKNAAAGRYIVHIEQNGASSAAAAELK, encoded by the coding sequence ATGAAACTTTTGACGAAAACAGCTTGTGCTTTGGCTTTTGCAGCGACCGCGGCAATGGCTGGTGAATCTTTTGGCGGTATCGGTGTCACCATTTATGCAACGGATGACGGCGTTCGCGTTGTCGAAGTCATTCCGGGTTCACCGGCTTTCGAAGCGGGACTCGAAAAAGACGACCGCATTATCGCGGTGGACGGCAATTCTCTCGCGGGAAATGACCTCGAAGAATCGAAGGACATTCTCCGCGGCACCGTCGGAAAGCCCGTTGAACTTTCCATCGTCCGCGAAAAAGAAAAGATGTCGGTGACTTTACGCCGCGCACAAATTGCGGTGAACGAAATCGACGCGGCTTCTGTGCAAGAATGGTATGACGGATCCTCTTCGAAGGCTTATTCTGCCGCAGAAATCGCAGAAGTTGCCCGCAAAAATCTCGGCGAAAATTATGAACTTCTCTCGGTGATGAAAGAAGGTCGCGTTATCCCCGAAGATATGACCGTCGGCGCTTCAGAACTTTCGGCTGTCGCCATTGAAAAAGCGGATGCTTCTTTCGAAATGCCGCAGACAAAATCGCAAGTCCGTTCGGCGGGTTCTCTCAAAGGATTTAACCGCAACCAAGTTTCCTTTGACCTAAAACGCGAAGGCTCTGCTATCATTCGCATTGTGAGCGCAAACGGCGAAGAACTGGCGCGCTTAACAGCGGATCACGCCAAAGCGGGATTCCAAACTCTCACTTGGAATGGCAAGAACGCAGCCGCTGGCCGTTACATTGTTCACATCGAACAAAACGGCGCATCTTCTGCAGCCGCAGCCGAATTGAAGTAA
- a CDS encoding YeiH family protein, with amino-acid sequence MLSENKRNFFFGILFIALITEIAFFIAEIPAVKALSLSPLIVGLLLGIIYANTLRKFTPTSWAPGVAFCSKKILRLGIILYGFRLTFGQIIDVGIPALMVDAIIVSVTLVGGYFIGAKCMKMDKETALLTSCGSAICGAAAVLGAEAAIKSKPYKTAVAVSTVVLFGTLAMFLYPILYRNGILHLSPENTGLYIGSTIHEVAHAVGAGNATGDAVIAANAIVVKMIRVMFLVPVLLVLAFFVAGRLKSDDEKGDSANTKRKIAVPWFAFGFLAVVIFNSFGLFGTGLLKGIETVDTFFLSMAMTALGTETSLDKFKQAGPKPFILATILFVWLVFGGYGLAYALGA; translated from the coding sequence ATGCTCAGCGAAAATAAACGGAACTTCTTCTTTGGAATTCTCTTTATCGCGTTGATAACGGAAATCGCCTTCTTCATCGCCGAAATTCCTGCGGTCAAAGCCTTGTCTTTGAGCCCGCTTATCGTCGGTCTCTTGCTCGGTATTATTTATGCGAATACCTTGCGCAAATTTACACCTACATCTTGGGCGCCCGGTGTTGCGTTCTGCTCCAAAAAAATTCTGCGGTTGGGCATCATCCTTTACGGCTTCCGTTTGACTTTTGGACAAATTATCGATGTGGGAATTCCGGCTCTGATGGTCGACGCCATTATTGTTTCCGTGACTCTTGTCGGCGGTTACTTCATCGGCGCAAAATGCATGAAGATGGATAAAGAAACCGCTCTTCTCACTTCTTGTGGAAGCGCTATCTGCGGAGCTGCTGCCGTTCTCGGTGCCGAAGCCGCTATCAAAAGTAAACCGTATAAGACTGCGGTCGCCGTTTCGACCGTCGTGCTTTTCGGAACTCTTGCGATGTTCCTTTACCCGATTCTTTATCGGAATGGTATTCTTCATTTGAGCCCCGAAAATACAGGCCTTTACATCGGTTCAACGATTCACGAAGTGGCGCACGCCGTCGGTGCCGGAAATGCTACGGGCGATGCGGTCATCGCTGCCAATGCGATTGTCGTGAAAATGATTCGCGTGATGTTCCTCGTTCCGGTTCTTCTCGTTCTCGCTTTCTTTGTCGCAGGCCGCTTAAAATCGGACGATGAAAAAGGCGACTCTGCAAATACAAAACGCAAAATCGCTGTTCCTTGGTTTGCCTTTGGATTCCTCGCTGTCGTAATTTTCAATTCGTTTGGACTCTTTGGCACTGGCCTTCTCAAGGGAATTGAAACAGTCGATACTTTCTTCCTTTCGATGGCGATGACCGCTCTCGGTACAGAAACGAGTCTCGATAAATTCAAACAAGCCGGTCCGAAGCCATTTATTTTGGCGACGATTCTTTTCGTCTGGCTCGTCTTTGGCGGTTACGGTCTCGCATACGCCTTAGGCGCATAA
- a CDS encoding HAD-IIA family hydrolase, whose protein sequence is MQIKAVVFDLDGTLYLSGKPYPRAVETVRAVAEKVPVYYLSNNTSKSLVFYTNRLLRMGLPIQNHQSILSAMTFALSEIHKRGIKNIYLFANPEVEEWVASEDPSLNLHAPLDKTELVLVAYHSSFNYRDLCEVSWRLERGADFWVTHADFVCPDELGPVPDIGSFMAMFKATTGREPSHIFGKPNPEMLSPLTETLKPEEILFVGDRLYTDFELAIRAGCHFALVLCGETKARDVQRLARQPDIIAEQVSDINFDALIKK, encoded by the coding sequence ATGCAAATCAAAGCTGTTGTATTCGATTTAGATGGAACTCTTTACCTTTCGGGAAAACCTTATCCGCGTGCGGTTGAAACGGTCCGCGCTGTCGCCGAAAAAGTTCCCGTTTATTATCTCTCGAATAATACCAGCAAATCGCTCGTCTTTTATACGAATCGCCTTTTGCGCATGGGACTTCCCATTCAAAATCATCAAAGCATTTTGTCGGCGATGACTTTTGCACTTTCGGAAATTCATAAGCGCGGAATTAAAAATATTTATCTGTTTGCAAATCCCGAAGTGGAAGAATGGGTCGCTTCGGAAGATCCGTCTTTGAATCTCCACGCTCCGCTCGATAAAACAGAACTCGTTCTCGTCGCGTATCATTCTTCTTTTAATTACCGCGACCTTTGCGAAGTTTCGTGGCGATTAGAACGCGGCGCCGATTTTTGGGTCACGCATGCAGATTTCGTTTGCCCCGATGAACTCGGACCCGTTCCGGATATCGGCAGTTTTATGGCGATGTTCAAAGCGACGACAGGCCGAGAACCTTCGCATATTTTTGGGAAGCCTAATCCCGAGATGCTTTCGCCGTTAACAGAAACTTTAAAGCCCGAAGAAATTTTATTTGTCGGCGACCGTTTATATACCGATTTTGAACTCGCAATTCGCGCCGGCTGCCATTTTGCGCTCGTCCTCTGCGGCGAAACAAAAGCCCGCGATGTGCAACGCTTAGCTCGTCAGCCCGATATCATCGCTGAACAAGTTTCAGATATCAATTTTGATGCGCTAATAAAAAAATGA
- a CDS encoding putative LPS assembly protein LptD: protein MGFAQELTKIDLPERAEPDTTSKDSSAGDWFGSANDSTQTDTIEYHAVDLQYDVETSTFNLNNKAQLKYRTATLDADTVLFNQKDQVLQASGDPVLRETKNPSLAGYRMKYNMKTRVGEIYYATTFQDNNQLNGMEVRRLPDSRLLIARGDFSTCDDTTHQHYFFYSRRMVVKPKESVTARPVVLNIADVPVAVLPMIVAPLKSGRKSGLLTPKFGGDQVQGFYIKNVGFYYAPNDYWDATTSGDIVEGSAANFEKTTLTETVRYKLRYWLDGSVTYTSYLEEFDMANSGYDISFNHKQNLTPDGKHSISGSGSFVSDQTVRKENGLDAKTILNQQANAQMTYSGQFGKNKNLTVKVSQNYNLTTGHKERQIPDIQYRMSGPLFEFETDEDEVAESSWLDNFNYSFTNRFNLYEKIAPDTIRDIDTAAWYSGYIGTFALDYSASLFDVINITPKVTFTGMWTGNRWINPDDSSKYWRQRNGIDPEHDEYGEFFYNHNYSITADTKLYGIWMPEIGSFTGIRHVLSPSISYTYAPEMDTNKYFVKHPLLGQTPYQTEQKAIGFGLSNDFDIKYLRVVGHTKKSEDGKDSTEVEDSYGTRRLLTTSHSTSYNFAADSLQWSDINSSFGLQVLPNYLFTVRTRHSVYHKFEENPNKVRVPELTYWAYDLSKTFNFSGDFNSGLASQMGKYKKDSWSASLDYRYSFSSTRVGKKVFRDNVSHSTGFSASLHPTPNWSMTYSTRYSYTEGRFASHEFTFDRSLHCWMLNFTWTPTGPAAGWSFTVYVKDLPDIKLNAASTDDTK, encoded by the coding sequence TTGGGATTTGCGCAAGAACTCACCAAAATCGATCTCCCCGAAAGAGCAGAACCCGATACGACTTCAAAAGATTCGTCAGCGGGCGATTGGTTTGGCTCGGCAAATGATTCGACGCAAACGGATACGATAGAATATCACGCTGTCGATTTACAATACGACGTGGAAACATCCACATTCAATTTGAATAATAAAGCGCAATTAAAATATCGGACAGCGACATTGGACGCCGATACCGTTTTATTTAATCAGAAAGATCAAGTGCTTCAAGCGAGCGGGGATCCGGTTTTACGCGAAACGAAAAATCCTTCTCTCGCCGGCTATCGGATGAAGTACAATATGAAAACGCGGGTCGGGGAAATTTATTACGCGACGACATTCCAAGATAATAATCAGCTCAACGGCATGGAAGTGCGAAGGCTTCCCGATTCGAGACTTCTCATCGCCCGCGGAGATTTTAGCACTTGCGACGATACCACGCATCAGCATTACTTTTTTTATAGCCGCCGCATGGTCGTCAAACCCAAAGAAAGTGTGACCGCGCGCCCCGTCGTCTTAAACATCGCAGACGTTCCAGTCGCCGTTCTCCCGATGATTGTAGCGCCTCTCAAAAGTGGCCGCAAATCGGGACTTCTCACGCCGAAATTCGGCGGTGACCAAGTGCAAGGCTTTTACATTAAAAATGTCGGCTTCTATTATGCGCCGAACGATTATTGGGATGCGACGACTTCGGGCGATATCGTCGAAGGCTCTGCGGCAAATTTCGAAAAGACAACTCTCACCGAAACCGTGCGCTATAAATTGCGGTATTGGTTAGACGGTAGCGTGACCTATACGAGTTACCTCGAAGAATTTGACATGGCGAATAGCGGTTACGACATTTCCTTTAATCACAAGCAGAATTTAACTCCCGACGGCAAGCATTCTATCTCGGGTTCGGGCTCGTTTGTTTCGGATCAAACCGTGCGCAAAGAAAACGGACTCGATGCAAAAACGATTCTCAACCAACAAGCGAATGCGCAGATGACTTATTCCGGGCAATTCGGAAAAAACAAAAATCTCACGGTGAAAGTTTCGCAAAATTACAACTTGACGACGGGGCACAAAGAACGGCAAATTCCCGATATTCAATACCGCATGAGCGGACCGCTTTTTGAATTTGAAACCGACGAAGATGAAGTCGCTGAATCTTCGTGGCTCGATAATTTCAATTATTCGTTTACGAATCGATTTAATTTATACGAAAAAATTGCTCCCGATACAATTCGCGATATCGATACCGCAGCGTGGTATTCGGGCTACATCGGAACATTTGCATTGGATTATTCTGCGTCGCTATTCGATGTCATCAACATTACGCCGAAGGTAACATTCACCGGCATGTGGACGGGAAACCGTTGGATCAATCCCGATGATTCTTCGAAGTATTGGCGGCAGCGCAACGGCATCGATCCCGAGCACGATGAATACGGCGAATTCTTTTACAATCACAATTATAGCATTACCGCCGACACAAAACTTTATGGCATTTGGATGCCCGAAATTGGGAGTTTCACCGGAATTCGCCATGTTCTTTCGCCGAGTATTTCTTATACCTATGCGCCCGAAATGGATACGAACAAATACTTTGTGAAGCATCCGCTCTTAGGACAAACGCCGTATCAAACCGAACAAAAAGCAATCGGATTTGGACTTTCAAACGATTTCGATATCAAGTATTTGCGCGTCGTCGGGCACACGAAAAAAAGCGAAGACGGAAAAGATTCGACCGAAGTCGAAGATTCTTACGGCACGCGCAGACTTCTCACGACATCGCATTCGACGTCGTATAATTTTGCCGCGGATTCTTTGCAATGGTCCGATATCAATTCGAGTTTTGGTTTGCAGGTTTTACCGAATTATTTATTCACCGTGCGAACGCGTCATAGCGTCTATCATAAATTCGAAGAAAATCCCAATAAAGTCCGCGTTCCCGAACTCACGTATTGGGCGTATGATCTTTCGAAGACTTTCAATTTTTCGGGAGACTTCAATTCGGGCTTAGCATCGCAAATGGGGAAGTATAAAAAAGATTCTTGGTCTGCGAGTTTGGATTACCGCTATTCTTTCTCGAGCACGCGAGTTGGGAAAAAAGTTTTCCGCGATAATGTTTCGCATTCGACGGGATTTTCGGCATCTCTTCATCCGACGCCAAATTGGTCGATGACTTATTCGACGCGTTACAGTTACACCGAAGGGCGTTTCGCTTCGCATGAATTTACCTTTGATCGTTCTCTTCATTGTTGGATGCTCAATTTTACGTGGACGCCGACGGGTCCTGCGGCTGGCTGGAGCTTTACCGTTTACGTGAAGGATTTGCCGGATATCAAATTGAATGCCGCGAGCACCGATGATACCAAGTAG
- a CDS encoding sugar phosphate nucleotidyltransferase produces MKVILPVAGTGTRLRPFTLSLPKCLLPIAGKALIEHIIESYSSLSVSEQIFIIGYKGELVEDFIRQRNFANAHTVRQRNPQGLGEAISLCLPFLSDDEPVLIILGDTLFDADLSFLKNEKENVLMTREVENPKRFGVAVTDSTGHVTKLVEKPETFVSNEALVGIYYITDVAALRKSLTRLIKEDIRTRNEYQLTEALQMMVDAGSKFRTAPIRSWLDCGTAETFLETNAKILSEKPEVNRVFQGSKIIPPCHIDESATIRNSVVGPNVSVGPEVVIENSKVENSVISEHTLLVDSEISHSIFGGESEVRGFKGSLLLGDHSKVISGVL; encoded by the coding sequence ATGAAAGTTATTTTACCTGTTGCCGGAACTGGAACGCGACTTCGTCCATTTACATTGTCGCTTCCGAAGTGCTTGCTCCCCATCGCAGGGAAGGCGCTGATTGAACACATCATCGAATCGTATTCATCGTTATCGGTATCAGAACAAATTTTCATTATTGGGTATAAAGGGGAGCTGGTGGAAGATTTCATCCGGCAGCGGAATTTTGCAAATGCACACACCGTGCGTCAGCGCAATCCGCAAGGGCTTGGAGAAGCGATTTCTCTTTGCCTTCCGTTTTTGTCCGATGACGAACCTGTTCTAATTATCTTGGGCGATACGCTTTTTGATGCAGACCTTTCGTTCCTCAAAAACGAAAAAGAAAATGTCCTCATGACCCGCGAAGTCGAAAATCCAAAACGCTTTGGCGTTGCGGTAACAGATTCGACGGGACATGTGACGAAGCTCGTCGAAAAACCCGAAACATTTGTTTCGAACGAAGCGCTCGTCGGCATCTATTACATTACCGATGTCGCCGCTCTGCGCAAAAGTTTAACGCGGCTTATCAAAGAAGATATCCGCACCCGCAATGAATATCAGCTGACCGAGGCGCTCCAAATGATGGTGGACGCTGGATCAAAATTCCGCACAGCACCGATTCGTTCTTGGCTCGACTGCGGCACCGCCGAAACTTTCCTCGAAACGAATGCAAAAATTCTTTCGGAAAAGCCAGAAGTCAATCGGGTATTTCAAGGCAGTAAAATTATTCCGCCTTGTCACATCGACGAGTCGGCGACGATTCGCAATTCGGTTGTCGGTCCCAATGTTTCTGTGGGACCCGAAGTCGTCATCGAAAATTCTAAAGTGGAAAATTCCGTGATTTCAGAACACACTCTTCTCGTGGATTCCGAAATTTCGCATTC
- a CDS encoding dicarboxylate/amino acid:cation symporter — MTQVKTFKKKQVIIWLSALILGAGLGLLNSEGLMQFFNFIASVYTRLFQFIAVPTIAIALTTTLSMLGLKKSTGRIFAHTIFYTLLTTFAAAFVGLLLYTIIEPGTLPQSLVSEGFAEVPKNLETLSYYDHILGVIPNNVVNPFLSGNVLGILIVAAAVGLGLAFMPESENKSTLLKGILGLRELLFTLIRALVWALPLGIVAFAAQLSNQMNAGIVVDSLGKYIAVVLGGNAIQFFIVLPLILFVRGLNPLTVFKKMSPAVMMAFFTKSSAATLPVTMQSAEDNLKVKPEIARFVLPICTTINMNGCAAFILVTSLFVMQNTGVELSLGMMFLWLVISVVSAVGNAGVPMGCYFLTLSLMVGMNANIGVMGVILPLYAIIDMVETAENVWSDSCVCAIVNEKNS; from the coding sequence ATGACTCAAGTCAAAACATTTAAGAAAAAACAAGTCATCATTTGGCTTTCCGCACTAATTCTCGGCGCGGGACTCGGGCTTCTCAATTCCGAAGGTCTGATGCAATTTTTCAATTTCATCGCTTCGGTTTACACGCGGCTTTTTCAATTCATCGCAGTGCCGACGATTGCGATTGCGCTCACGACAACTCTTTCGATGCTCGGCTTAAAAAAGAGCACGGGGCGCATTTTTGCGCATACAATTTTTTATACGCTGCTCACGACTTTTGCGGCAGCGTTCGTCGGGCTTTTGCTTTATACCATAATTGAACCGGGAACTCTTCCGCAGAGTCTCGTTTCGGAAGGATTTGCCGAAGTCCCGAAAAATTTGGAAACCCTTTCGTATTACGATCACATCCTCGGCGTCATCCCGAATAATGTGGTGAATCCATTCTTAAGCGGAAATGTTCTCGGCATTTTAATCGTCGCAGCGGCAGTCGGTTTAGGCCTCGCCTTTATGCCCGAATCCGAAAATAAATCCACTTTGTTAAAAGGAATTCTCGGGCTTCGCGAACTTCTCTTCACTTTGATTCGCGCTTTGGTTTGGGCGCTTCCGCTCGGCATTGTCGCTTTCGCGGCTCAACTTTCCAATCAAATGAACGCGGGAATTGTCGTCGATTCTCTCGGAAAATATATCGCTGTTGTTCTCGGCGGAAATGCGATTCAATTCTTCATCGTGCTGCCGCTTATTTTATTTGTCCGCGGATTAAATCCGCTCACCGTTTTTAAGAAAATGTCGCCCGCTGTGATGATGGCATTTTTCACAAAAAGTTCTGCAGCAACTCTCCCCGTGACGATGCAATCTGCCGAAGACAATTTAAAAGTCAAGCCGGAAATCGCCCGCTTTGTTCTCCCGATTTGCACGACGATTAACATGAACGGCTGCGCGGCATTTATTTTGGTGACGTCGCTTTTTGTGATGCAAAATACCGGCGTTGAACTTTCTCTCGGAATGATGTTTCTTTGGCTTGTCATTTCGGTCGTTTCTGCTGTAGGAAACGCAGGCGTTCCGATGGGCTGCTACTTTTTAACCCTTTCGTTAATGGTCGGGATGAACGCAAATATCGGTGTGATGGGTGTGATTCTTCCGCTTTATGCGATTATCGATATGGTCGAAACCGCAGAAAATGTTTGGTCCGATTCCTGCGTTTGCGCAATCGTTAACGAGAAAAATAGTTAG
- a CDS encoding SulP family inorganic anion transporter codes for MPKLPHYTPELFKQLRKGYTKQDFTKDLMSGLIVGILALPLAIAFAIASGVGPEQGLYTAIIAGFAISFFGGSRFQIGGPTGAFIVIVYGIVAKFGYDGLATATLMAGVMLIIFGIAKLGGIIKFIPFPVTVGFTGGIAIIIALGQVPNFLGLQFMGAKEPADAIGKVTLYAKSLDTTNLYAVIIGIIALAICFLWPKITTKVPGSLIAIIFATALVKILGWDEAHGVMTIGSKNSIPTGFPTPHLPNIGLDMMRQVFQPALTIAILGAIESLLSAVVADGMTGSRHRSNTELVGQGIANVLSPIFGGIPATGAIARTATNIKNGAVSPISGLIHAVILLLIMLIFGKYAEMIPMAALAAVLFQVAFNMCGYKNFIKLIKGAPKSDVTVLLVTFVLTVVMDLTIAIEVGVLLAAILFIRRMSDVAEVECVMEDDDLKQDDEELADPNNIGSRHVPHGVAVFEIMGSLFFGAVEKFKTALDMTSSHPKILILRMRQVPSIDAAGVQMIEGLLAKCRAEGTQLLLSGVHSQPIVALSKSGLLKDIGEQNVLANIDAALNRAREILGLPLVAAKPTTPSVDWEHNVQQPWIPENANAKVAEETTEVIAETVSEIQSADIPKAESEKKDTFHKMMHKIFPWIK; via the coding sequence ATGCCAAAGCTCCCTCATTACACTCCCGAACTCTTCAAACAGCTCCGCAAAGGTTACACCAAACAGGACTTCACGAAAGATTTGATGTCCGGTTTAATCGTCGGAATTTTAGCGCTTCCTCTGGCGATTGCATTTGCGATTGCTTCGGGAGTTGGTCCCGAACAAGGCCTTTATACGGCGATTATCGCGGGCTTTGCAATTTCATTCTTCGGCGGTAGCCGCTTCCAAATCGGCGGGCCGACGGGCGCTTTCATTGTAATCGTTTACGGCATCGTCGCCAAATTCGGTTACGATGGCCTTGCGACGGCGACTTTAATGGCGGGCGTAATGCTCATCATTTTCGGCATTGCAAAACTCGGCGGTATCATCAAATTTATTCCGTTCCCCGTGACCGTCGGTTTTACCGGGGGAATTGCGATTATCATTGCACTCGGGCAGGTGCCGAATTTTCTCGGGCTTCAATTCATGGGGGCGAAAGAACCCGCTGATGCGATTGGCAAAGTGACTTTATACGCAAAATCTTTGGACACGACGAATTTGTATGCGGTCATTATCGGCATCATCGCTTTGGCGATTTGCTTCTTGTGGCCAAAAATTACGACGAAAGTTCCGGGCTCTTTAATCGCAATTATTTTTGCTACCGCTTTGGTAAAAATCCTCGGCTGGGATGAAGCGCACGGTGTGATGACAATCGGTTCAAAGAATTCCATTCCGACTGGTTTTCCGACTCCGCATTTGCCAAATATCGGCTTGGATATGATGCGACAAGTGTTCCAGCCTGCGTTAACGATTGCCATTCTCGGAGCGATTGAATCTTTGCTTTCGGCAGTTGTCGCGGACGGCATGACCGGTTCACGCCACCGTTCCAATACAGAACTTGTCGGGCAAGGCATTGCGAATGTGCTTTCTCCGATTTTCGGCGGAATTCCTGCGACCGGTGCGATTGCGCGTACCGCGACGAATATTAAAAATGGTGCCGTGAGTCCGATTTCGGGCTTAATTCACGCGGTCATTCTTCTTTTGATTATGCTGATTTTTGGAAAATACGCCGAGATGATTCCGATGGCGGCGCTCGCTGCGGTACTTTTCCAAGTAGCATTTAATATGTGCGGTTACAAAAATTTCATCAAGTTGATTAAAGGCGCTCCGAAAAGCGATGTAACCGTTTTGCTCGTCACGTTTGTGCTTACCGTCGTTATGGATTTGACGATTGCAATTGAAGTCGGCGTTCTCCTCGCGGCAATTCTCTTTATCCGTCGCATGTCCGATGTCGCAGAAGTCGAATGCGTGATGGAAGACGATGACTTGAAGCAAGATGATGAAGAACTCGCTGACCCGAATAATATCGGAAGCCGTCATGTTCCGCACGGCGTTGCTGTTTTCGAAATCATGGGTTCGCTTTTCTTTGGCGCTGTTGAAAAATTTAAAACCGCTCTCGATATGACGAGCAGCCATCCGAAAATTTTAATTCTGCGGATGCGCCAAGTGCCTTCTATCGATGCAGCGGGAGTTCAAATGATCGAAGGTTTACTCGCAAAGTGCCGCGCCGAAGGAACGCAACTTCTCCTTTCGGGTGTGCATTCGCAGCCGATCGTCGCCCTTTCGAAATCGGGACTTTTAAAAGACATCGGCGAACAAAATGTTCTCGCAAATATTGACGCTGCCTTAAACCGCGCCCGCGAAATTCTCGGGCTCCCGCTTGTCGCAGCGAAGCCGACAACGCCGAGCGTCGATTGGGAACACAATGTGCAACAGCCGTGGATTCCGGAAAATGCAAACGCTAAGGTCGCTGAAGAAACGACCGAAGTTATCGCCGAAACCGTTTCTGAAATTCAATCCGCCGACATTCCCAAGGCCGAAAGCGAAAAGAAAGACACCTTCCACAAAATGATGCACAAAATTTTCCCATGGATTAAATAA